The Solanum lycopersicum chromosome 8, SLM_r2.1 DNA segment GAGGGAAACCAAGTAGCTGATTTTCTTGTTGCCTTTTTCATTCTAAGGACACAAGTAGACAATAATACTAGTGTGCCTACTATACTCAAACATAGAGGAACAACAACCTATAAATCATAGAGGCAAAACGAGTTGGTACATAAGAGAAATTGAGGAGACACAGGATTGTCTGAAGTATGTCAATGCGGCTACAAGTGTGTTCCTTCCGATCCGATCCTTCCATCACCACCTATAACTAGAGGTTGTCATTTGAGGTGTTGCCAAGAAGAAAGTAAGCAACCAAGTACAGATTGGTACTCAGCACAAACTCAACCTAGATCTCAAGTAAATATATTGTttgatgtttaattttttagccTTTTCGTGGTTTATCCCTAAGCCCAACAACTTGGCTAGCGGCTGGGCTATCCGTGTTTACAACATATAATTCCATCCACATATGGatacaacatatatatactaCTCCCACACTTTAAAATCAGGAAGGCATGACATTGTAACATgacaaagaacaaaaaaattattagagaaaatcaaacaaaaaagaagTCTCAAATAAgtgtattaatataaaatatgattgcATCAAAACATATCTCACAGTCTTGAGATTTTAAAAGTCACAAAAGAGGGAACACATCATCCTTCAAAACCATCAATTGTCTTAGTTTTGAAATcttcaaaacaaacaaacaaaatgaaattaaacAATCACAAATCAGAGCAACCTAATGCTTCTTTGATTCTTAAAATTGTGGCGCTCAAAACACCATGAACCGAACCCACTACCTCCATTTTTTGCTGCCTGGAGGTTGGATTATTATTACCACAAATCATTATTTGAAATGTCACTGTCAAAATTGAACCATTTTGTGCATTTGGAGTGCTGTCTCTATTCGAGGAGAGACGACCATCGGGACTTATGATGATACCAGAGGGCAAAATGGGAGCTTTCGTTGCATCACCTCCATTGACAATTGAATTGATTGCTCGTAAATCTATGGGTGCATAGACTAAAAATGCTCCCATTTCATCAATACTCATCTCTTCAAGCACTAACATTTCCTTATGCATATTATAAGGCTGTTTATGCATtacaataattaagaaatattaggGTAAATACTATAAAAGAATAAGTGACGATAAGTTATGTttctaaacaataaaaaattcacaGCAAATCCTACTTAATAATGAATTATAAAAGGATTATAAGTAATTTTGTTACCTATATGGCTATAGGTCATTTAACAACAGATTTACGAGGAATTTCATAGCTAAGTCTTGTTCTTATTCatagtgaaatatatttagcattATCAGTTTACCTAAAAGAtagttaaatataattattggatcacccaaaaagccaagtgaaattataaatatagaaataagaCAAACAACAATTTGCTATAAATGGCAAAGCTATAATCAGtgtatataaattaaacatgagattgttagtcttttttttgtgtgttgtaATTGTTAATTGAATACAAGTCAAAAGTAAAATTGGATCGTAGAAAATTCATTTTGATTCAATAATTATAGAACAAGAagtcaaaaggaaaaaaagatacAAGTTTAgaaattttggtatttttgcatgagaaaaaagataaatccaGTCATACGtaatattatttgattcttgaaaaatgtcattattaCATGATAATTTAGGCAGAAATatctaattataaataaataaatatgacaaATACCTGAATAATCGTAATGTTGTTTCCAGGAAAAGTCCCCGTTAGTACTCGATCTAATTCAATCACATTATTTCCACCGGTCAAAATATCccactaaaaaaaatcaaatgataaacaatattataatttaattgacaaaaaattattttgtgggATGAGTATTATTTAAGATCACGTATTTAAAACAATATATGTACAATCAATGCCAAGACTAGCAAAACATGTAGATAATATAATATGTAGGggcttgaaaaaataaaatcgacTGATAAATCGAATAAAAAATGTGCTATTGGTTTATTTCTATTAGCTTAATGGattttaatgatatatatatatatatatatatatatatatatatatatatatatatatatatatatatatatatatataaaattatcgGGTAACtagttttgtatttattttttaaatattgggTTATAGGGTAAACTATTAACTCATCAAGACTATTGTAATGTACAACTTTACcatacataaatattatatattaatccttatacactaattattattttt contains these protein-coding regions:
- the LOC138337750 gene encoding homeobox-leucine zipper protein ROC8-like, with the translated sequence MVKKFFEILSMTDNHGDFSISPQLNRGDRISIVKNEETIQPKGFIAIATTSLWLSLSFQDVFSFFNDYKTRNQWDILTGGNNVIELDRVLTGTFPGNNITIIQPYNMHKEMLVLEEMSIDEMGAFLVYAPIDLRAINSIVNGGDATKAPILPSGIIISPDGRLSSNRDSTPNAQNGSILTVTFQIMICGNNNPTSRQQKMEVVGSVHGVLSATILRIKEALGCSDL